Genomic segment of Corynebacterium appendicis CIP 107643:
CGCGCCGCCGCGAAAGCAGCCAAGGAAGACATCATCGAGCGCGCCGAGAAGATCAAGGACTCCACCGACTGGGGTGAGACCGCCCGCGCGTTTAGCGACCTGATGAAGGAGTGGAAGGCCGCCGGCCGCGCGCCCCGCGATGTCGACGACAAGCTGTGGGAGCGATTCCGCGCCGCGCAGGACCACTTCTTCGCCGCGCGCAATGCGGTCAACGACGAGCGCGACCGCGAGTTCGAGGCCAACGCGAAGGCGAAGGACGAGCTCATCGCCGAATACGGCCCGCTGATCGACCCGGAGAAGGGACTCGGCGCCGCGAAGTCCAAGCTGCGCGAGCTGCAGGACAAGTGGGATGAGATCGGTTTCGTTCCGCGCGGAAAGATTCGCGAGTACGAGGACAAGATCGGCGAGATCGAGCAGCGCGTCTCCGATGCCGAGGAGAAGCAGTGGCGCAAGCAGAACCCGGTCCAGCAGGACAAGGCGAACCAGTTCCAGGTCAAGGCGGACGATTTCCGCGCCAAGGCTGAGGCCGCCGAGGCGAAGGGCGACGCGGCGAAGGCCGCGGAGCTGCGCGCGCAGGCCGAGCAGTGGCAGGAGTTCGCGGACGTCGCGGCGAAAGCGCTCGACGACTAGTTTGCAGCCGCTCCTTTACTCCCCGGCCAGCCGCGACGCGGACGAGGTCGCCGGGGCCTACGCGTTTTCCGCGACGCTCGCGATTCAGGACATCACCGGCGACGCGCATTCGGGCTTGACTGCATCGCACATGACGAAGCGCCTCGAGGGCTCCGCCGAGTCCGACGCGCTCTTGTTCGCGCTCACCAACGTGCGCGCGCCGCGTCCGCTCGGCCCGCGCGGCTACCCGGAAATCGGCGTCGACGACCTGGCCGATATCGAGGCGTGGGTCTTCGTCTCGTTGCCGCTGCTCGAAGACACGTCCATCATCGAAGCAGCCTTCACGCTCGACGCCGCCATCGCCCCACTGCCCGGCGAGCCCGTCCCGGAAGAGCCGTGGGTAAGTGCTTTATCGCTTATCGACGCCTTATCCCACTCCCTATCCCGCCCCACCCGCCACGTCTGGGAGACCCACGCCCCCGACGCCGACTCCCCCGCCGCCGATTTTCTCGCATCCGCCGGGTACGCACCCGCCTACCGGGAGGAGCAGGCGACATTCGCGGTCGACGCTGCCGCTCGCGTTGCATCTGCGGTTGCTTCCGGCACTGATGCCGGCCAGAACTCCGTGACCGCGCACCTTCCCGTCGACTCGATCGACGTGGTCTTCAACAACGAGATCTCCGAGGCCGACCTCGCCTTATTCCGGGCACTGCTCACCGCCGCGTCCGAGGGGTACCCGCGCGGAGACCTGCGGCTCGACACCGTGGAATGGACTGAAGACCGCCTCCGCGACGCGCAAGCACGCCTGCTCGACCGCGGCGGCAACCAGTACACCGCCATCGCTTACGGCACCGGTCCGGGCGGCGAGCGCGCTGCAGTCGGTCTCGCCGAAGCCGTCTACTACGACGCCGACGACGACTCGCTCATCGAACTCGGCCTCGTCTACGTTCTGCCCGCCTACCGCCGTGCGGGCGTAGGCACTGCCCTAGTGGAATCTGCGTTGGCCGCCGCGAAGAGCCGGTGGGAGGGGGTGGAGACGGGGTACAGCTCGCATCCGTCGATAAGCGATGCCGCGCAAGCGATGTGCACCCGCAACGGCGCTGCCGCGATCTCCGCGACGACCGCCTGGCAACGCACGAGCTAATCGACGGCGAAACACTCCGGGTTCTCCGCGTCGTAGTGCACCGTCACCGTCTGGTTGAGGCGCGGATTCTTCACCGCATTCGACGCGGAC
This window contains:
- a CDS encoding GNAT family N-acetyltransferase; translated protein: MQPLLYSPASRDADEVAGAYAFSATLAIQDITGDAHSGLTASHMTKRLEGSAESDALLFALTNVRAPRPLGPRGYPEIGVDDLADIEAWVFVSLPLLEDTSIIEAAFTLDAAIAPLPGEPVPEEPWVSALSLIDALSHSLSRPTRHVWETHAPDADSPAADFLASAGYAPAYREEQATFAVDAAARVASAVASGTDAGQNSVTAHLPVDSIDVVFNNEISEADLALFRALLTAASEGYPRGDLRLDTVEWTEDRLRDAQARLLDRGGNQYTAIAYGTGPGGERAAVGLAEAVYYDADDDSLIELGLVYVLPAYRRAGVGTALVESALAAAKSRWEGVETGYSSHPSISDAAQAMCTRNGAAAISATTAWQRTS